From a single Drosophila sulfurigaster albostrigata strain 15112-1811.04 chromosome 3, ASM2355843v2, whole genome shotgun sequence genomic region:
- the LOC133843752 gene encoding actin-related protein 3, with translation MTGRLPACVIDVGTGYSKLGFAGNKEPQFIIPSAIAIKESARVGDNNARRITKGIEDLDFFIGDEAFDATGYSIKYPVRHGLVEDWDLMERFLEQCVFKYLRAEPEDHYFLLTEPPLNTPENREYTAEIMFETFNVPGLYIAVQAVLALAASWASRSAEERTLTGIVVDSGDGVTHVIPVAEGYVIGSCIKHIPIAGRNITSFIQSLLREREVGIPPEQSLETAKAIKEKHCYICPDIAKEFAKYDTEPNKWIRNYTGLNTVTKQPFNVDVGYERFLGPEIFFHPEFSNPDFTIPLSEIVDNVIQNCPIDVRRPLYNNIVLSGGSTMFKDFGRRLQRDIKRSVDTRLRISENLSEGRIKPKPIDVQVVTHHMQRYAVWFGGSMLASTPEFYQVCHTKAAYEEYGPSICRHNPVFGTMT, from the exons ATGACAGGCAGGCTACCGGCATGCGTAATTGATGTGGGCACCGG GTACTCGAAACTGGGTTTTGCTGGCAACAAGGAGCCCCAGTTCATAATTCCCTCTGCAATTGCGATTAAGGAGTCCGCTCGTGTTGGTGACAACAATGCGCGACGCATCACAAAAGGTATCGAGGACTTGGACTTTTTTATCGGTGACGAAGCCTTCGATGCCACCGGCTATTCCATTAAA tatcCAGTGCGACATGGATTGGTGGAAGATTGGGATTTGATGGAACGGTTTCTGGAGCAATGCGTCTTCAAGTATTTACGTGCGGAGCCAGAGGATCATTATTTCCTGTTGACAGAGCCGCCGCTTAATACGCCCGAGAATCGTGAATACACTGCCGAAATCATGTTTGAGACATTCAATGTTCCTGGTCTCTATATTGCGGTGCAGGCGGTGTTAGCTTTGGCTGCCAGTTGGGCATCCAGATCCGCCGAGGAGCGCACACTGACTGGTATTGTGGTGGACAGTGGTGATGGTGTGACGCACGTCATACCTGTG GCGGAAGGTTATGTGATTGGATCGTGCATTAAGCATATACCGATTGCTGGCCGCAACATTACATCGTTTATTCAAAGTTTGCTGCGTGAACGCGAGGTGGGCATACCGCCGGAACAGAGCCTCGAAACTGCCAAAGCGATCAAAGAGAAGCATTGCTACATTTGTCCAGACATTGCCAAAGAGTTTGCCAAGTATGATACGGAGCCAAACAAATGGATTCGCAATTATACCGGCCTCAATACCGTCACCAAGCAACCCTTCAATGTCGATGTGGGCTATGAACGTTTTCTCGGTCCAGAAATCTTCTTCCATCCCGAATTTTCCAACCCAGACTTTACCATACCGCTGTCAGAGATTGTTGACAATGTCATACAAAACTGTCCCATTGATGTGCGGCGTCCACTCTACAACAATATTGTATTGAGCGGTGGCTCGACTATGTTCAAGGACTTTGGCCGACGTTTACAACGCGACATTAAGAGATCGGTGGACACACGCTTGCGTATTAGCGAAAACCTGTCGGAGGGTCGCATTAAG CCAAAACCAATCGATGTGCAGGTGGTAACGCATCATATGCAGCGTTATGCTGTTTGGTTTGGAGGCAGCATGTTGGCCTCAACG CCGGAGTTCTATCAGGTGTGTCACACTAAGGCTGCCTATGAGGAATACGGACCCAGCATCTGCCGTCATAATCCTGTCTTTGGTACCATGACATAA